One genomic region from Lycorma delicatula isolate Av1 chromosome 1, ASM4794821v1, whole genome shotgun sequence encodes:
- the LOC142318326 gene encoding chymotrypsin-2-like isoform X1, with the protein MGKPMDLTRHSMNIKIRGGIAFKDFIGTVIQKLHKGLNPWLTYYSDVSLKPFKGQEAYKIVGGHIAKPGEFPYQITLGVKNLGHFCGGSILDKKHILTAAHCTDFFDVHEMYAGAGVTNKSDFEHMKVHKIDKAYVHEKYDQGTFENDIAIIKIKGEFKYSKFIQPLKLSTYQVKEGTKCVLSGWGDWDLYSTEAHDQLKGTDALISNQTECVANYSSVHKVYLESMLCAGYPDAHTGACHGDSGGALVCDKKQTGIVSWGNEGCTRLPGFPIVYTRIYKYLNWIRKHGVTVTYEDDSEMNTEYEN; encoded by the exons atgggaaaacCCATGGATTTAACTCGCCACAGCATGAACATTAAGATTAGGGGTGGTATCGCCTTTAAGGACTTCATAGGAACAGTGATTCAAAAATTGCACAAAGGACTCAACCCTTGGCTAACATACTATTCAG ATGTTTCACTAAAACCATTTAAAGGTCAAGAAGCTTATAAAATTGTAGGAGGGCATATAGCAAAACCAGGGGAATTTCCCTACCaa ATTACACTTGGCGTAAAGAATCTAGGTCATTTCTGTGGAGGATCAATTTTAGACAAAAAGCATATTCTTACTGCAGCTCATTGTACAGA cttttttgacGTACATGAAATGTATGCAGGGGCAGGAGTTACAAATAAGTCAGATTTCGAACATATGAAGGTACACAAGATAGATAAAGCTTACGTTCATGAGAAGTATGATCAGGGTACATTTGAAAATGATATTGCTATTATTAAA attaaaggaGAGTTCAAGTATAGTAAATTTATTCaaccattaaaattatctacttatCAAGTCAAGGAAGGAACAAAATGCGTCCTTAGTGGATGGGGGGACTGGGATTTG tactCAACTGAAGCTCATGACCAACTGAAAGGAACTGATGCATTAATATCAAATCAAACAGAATGTGTAGCCAATTATTCCTCTGTACATAAAGTTTATCTAGAATCTATGTTGTGTGCGGGATACCCAGATGCACACACAGGAGCATGtcat ggAGATTCAGGTGGTGCATTAGTTTGTGACAAAAAACAAACTGGAATTGTATCTTGGGGTAATGAAGGCTGTACAAGGTTACCTGGATTTCCAATTGTTTATACAAGGATATATAAATATCTGAACTGGATAAGAAAACATGGTGTTACGGTGACATATGAAGATGATTCTGAAATGAATACTGAATACGAGAattag
- the LOC142318326 gene encoding chymotrypsin-2-like isoform X2, producing the protein MAFHYMKGFVPLLIMILNIKDVSLKPFKGQEAYKIVGGHIAKPGEFPYQITLGVKNLGHFCGGSILDKKHILTAAHCTDFFDVHEMYAGAGVTNKSDFEHMKVHKIDKAYVHEKYDQGTFENDIAIIKIKGEFKYSKFIQPLKLSTYQVKEGTKCVLSGWGDWDLYSTEAHDQLKGTDALISNQTECVANYSSVHKVYLESMLCAGYPDAHTGACHGDSGGALVCDKKQTGIVSWGNEGCTRLPGFPIVYTRIYKYLNWIRKHGVTVTYEDDSEMNTEYEN; encoded by the exons ATGGCTTTTCATTACATGAAAGGTTTTGTACCATTACTGATAATGATTCTCAATATTAAAG ATGTTTCACTAAAACCATTTAAAGGTCAAGAAGCTTATAAAATTGTAGGAGGGCATATAGCAAAACCAGGGGAATTTCCCTACCaa ATTACACTTGGCGTAAAGAATCTAGGTCATTTCTGTGGAGGATCAATTTTAGACAAAAAGCATATTCTTACTGCAGCTCATTGTACAGA cttttttgacGTACATGAAATGTATGCAGGGGCAGGAGTTACAAATAAGTCAGATTTCGAACATATGAAGGTACACAAGATAGATAAAGCTTACGTTCATGAGAAGTATGATCAGGGTACATTTGAAAATGATATTGCTATTATTAAA attaaaggaGAGTTCAAGTATAGTAAATTTATTCaaccattaaaattatctacttatCAAGTCAAGGAAGGAACAAAATGCGTCCTTAGTGGATGGGGGGACTGGGATTTG tactCAACTGAAGCTCATGACCAACTGAAAGGAACTGATGCATTAATATCAAATCAAACAGAATGTGTAGCCAATTATTCCTCTGTACATAAAGTTTATCTAGAATCTATGTTGTGTGCGGGATACCCAGATGCACACACAGGAGCATGtcat ggAGATTCAGGTGGTGCATTAGTTTGTGACAAAAAACAAACTGGAATTGTATCTTGGGGTAATGAAGGCTGTACAAGGTTACCTGGATTTCCAATTGTTTATACAAGGATATATAAATATCTGAACTGGATAAGAAAACATGGTGTTACGGTGACATATGAAGATGATTCTGAAATGAATACTGAATACGAGAattag
- the LOC142317847 gene encoding uncharacterized protein LOC142317847, translating into MEFFQQKLLSLQQLMTRSRKRTVVLGDFNCRTALAGGTTSNARGRVLEELLEATGASCMNEGTATYCARGHESILDLVLVEGRLNINTIDFAILNEEIGSDHKAISVTIGDHPTGTRQIHINHRSIDFQIHRVIRNAANKIMNCAQIEPVIFQDIIKEEMAKIPQNNNRHLPINWWSPEIEDQRKIMQRCKIIAQRLRARNGMIEEGNLAVENYRQAGKKLNFLIKQAKRSKWLKLCHELNADPWGKAFKIITKRLGRHVPTLSNETSAQLVRTFFPRAENSNRSVIGCESNQFTQQEVMEAIGKLKNKKAQGLMA; encoded by the coding sequence ATGGAGTTTTTTCAGCAGAAATTACTTAGCTTACAACAACTTATGACACGCTCCCGTAAAAGAACAGTCGTATTGGGAGATTTTAACTGTAGAACTGCATTGGCTGGAGGAACCACCTCCAATGCTAGAGGAAGAGTTCTTGAGGAACTACTGGAGGCCACCGGGGCGTCCTGCATGAATGAAGGGACTGCCACGTACTGTGCGAGAGGACATGAATCGATCTTAGACTTAGTTTTAGTTGAGGGCAGGttgaatattaatacaattgattTCGCAATCCTCAATGAGGAAATCGGCAGCGACCATAAGGCCATTTCAGTCACTATTGGAGATCACCCTACAGGAACAAGACAGATACACATCAACCACCGATCGATCGACTTCCAGATCCACCGCGTAATCAGAAACGCGGCAAATAAAATCATGAACTGCGCACAAATAGAACCGGTGATATTTCAAGACATCATCAAGGAAGAAATGGCCAAGATACCGCAAAACAACAATAGACACCTTCCGATAAACTGGTGGTCACCAGAAATAGAAGACCAAAGGAAGATAATGCAACGGTGTAAAATAATTGCACAACGTTTACGAGCTAGAAACGGCATGATAGAGGAAGGCAATCTAGCTGTAGAAAACTACAGACAAGCCGGAAAGAAATTGAACTTTCTTATAAAGCAAGCAAAAAGAAGTAAATGGCTGAAACTGTGCCATGAACTTAATGCTGACCCCTGGGGCAAGGCATTTAAAATCATCACTAAACGTCTGGGCAGGCATGTGCCGACGTTGAGTAATGAAACGTCTGCACAACTAGTAAGAACATTTTTCCCCAGAGCGGAAAATTCTAACAGATCAGTGATTGGTTGCGAAAGCAACCAATTTACTCAGCAAGAGGTAATGGAGGCTATCggcaaattgaagaataaaaaagccCAGGGCCTGATGGCATAA